The Cheilinus undulatus linkage group 2, ASM1832078v1, whole genome shotgun sequence genome has a window encoding:
- the nars2 gene encoding probable asparagine--tRNA ligase, mitochondrial, translating into MFQAAVKTFSVASTTSRVVLLNIRHYCKKTPTKLRVSEAVSGAELGANITVQGWVRSVRSQKANLFLHVNDGSSLQPLQIVASSELNNPSLTFGCAVEVTGILKKSPHHKQPVELEADQIRVVGECNPVHFPFKIKERHSLEYLRQFPHLRCRTNAFSSLLRIRSEATSAIHSYFKENGFVQIHTPVITSNDCEGAGELFQVEPSSPENNEDENFFSVPAFLSVSGQLHLEVMSGAFSKVYTFGPTFRAENSQSRRHLAEFYMVEAEVSFTQSLEDLTKVMEDVFRSATEHVLAHCPGDVDLFHKHVTPGHRGTVDSMLKKRFPTITYTEAIDILNRSAEKFTFPTHWGCDLQTEHEKHLVKHCGNIPVFVTDYPYNLKPFYARDNQDPPEHTAAAVDLLVPGVGELCGGSLREERLDLLRARLEEAGLEETYSWYLDLRRFGSVPHGGFGLGFERYLQCVLGVENIKDAIPFPRFSHSCLL; encoded by the exons ATGTTTCAGGCTGCAGTTAAAACGTTTTCGGTTGCATCAACCACTTCTCGGGTAGTACTGTTAAATATTCGGCATTACTGTAAGAAAACACCAACTAAACTAAGAGTGTCTGAGGCAGTTTCAGGAGCTGAACTGGGAGCAAATATCACAGTACAG ggATGGGTTCGTTCTGTACGATCCCAGAAGGCAAATCTCTTTCTCCATGTGAATGATGGGAGCTCTTTGCAGCCATTGCAGATTGTTGCTAGCTCAGAGCTTAATAATCC CTCGCTCACATTTGGCTGTGCTGTTGAAGTCACAGGTATTCTCAAGAAAAGTCCACACCATAAACAGCCAGTTGAACTTGAAGCTGACCAAATCCGTGTAGTTGGAGAATGTAACCCTGTG cattttccctttaaaatcaAAGAGAGACACAGCCTAGAGTATCTTCGCCAGTTTCCTCATCTGAGGTGTAGAACAAATGCCTTTAGCTCCCTGCTGAGAATACGAAGTGAGGCTACTTCTGCAATTCACTCATATTTCAAG GAAAATGGCTTTGTGCAGATTCACACTCCAGTCATCACCTCTAATGACTGCGAAGGGGCAGGGGAGCTGTTTCAGGTTGAA CCATCAAGCCCAGAGAATAATGAAGATGAGAACTTTTTCTCTGTGCCTGCCTTCCTGAGCGTCTCTGGTCAGCTTCATTTGGAAGTAATGTCAGG GGCTTTTTCTAAAGTCTACACATTTGGGCCAACTTTTCGCGCTGAGAACTCCCAAAGCAGACGCCACCTGGCTGAGTTTTACATGGTGGAGGCCGAGGTCTCCTTCACACAGTCCTTAGAGGATCTCACCAAG GTCATGGAGGACGTGTTCCGGTCGGCCACAGAGCATGTCTTGGCTCACTGTCCAGGGGatgtggatttgtttcacaagCATGTGACTCCTGGACACAGG GGAACTGTAGACTCTATGCTGAAGAAGAGATTTCCTAC GATAACCTACACTGAAGCTATTGACATCCTTAATCGCAGTGCTGAGAAATTCACCTTCCCCACACAC TGGGGTTGTGACCTTCAGACTGAACATGAGAAGCACCTGGTGAAACATTGTGGCAACATTCCAGTCTTTGTCACTGATTATCCGTATAATCTGAAGCCTTTTTATGCAAGAGACAACCAGGACCCTCCTGAGCATACA GCAGCTGCAGTGGACCTTCTTGTGCCAGGAGTTGGAGAGCTCTGTGGGGGCTCACTGAGAGAGGAGAGGCTGGATCTGCTGAGGGCTCGGCTTGAAGA GGCTGGATTAGAGGAGACCTACAGctg GTATCTGGATTTAAGGCGTTTTGGCTCTGTCCCTCATGGTGGTTTTGGATTAGGATTTGAGCGATACCTGCAGTGTGTTCTTGGTGTTGAAAACATCAAGGATGCAATTCCTTTCCCCAGATTTTCTCATTCTTGTCTTCTTTGA